The following coding sequences lie in one Desulfitibacter alkalitolerans DSM 16504 genomic window:
- a CDS encoding DUF6036 family nucleotidyltransferase — translation MSTAELELKDIIERIIIADTELEEILQKNERIKLTIVGSSAFIIKKYLNRTTRDIDVYITADKRIKEILDDNAINDRCMPIINIREGFENRVNKINLNLNHIEVFVLGDYDLLISKIGTGRPKDLDDIVQSGLVEKIDFNKLESIIKEELATAVNEQRLWSDVNYLKSIKK, via the coding sequence ATGAGCACAGCTGAATTAGAATTAAAAGATATAATTGAGAGAATAATCATTGCTGATACAGAACTTGAGGAAATATTACAGAAAAATGAGAGAATAAAACTAACCATTGTAGGTTCTAGTGCTTTTATTATAAAGAAATACTTAAACAGGACAACAAGAGATATTGATGTATATATAACGGCAGATAAGCGAATAAAGGAAATATTAGATGATAATGCTATAAACGATAGATGCATGCCAATTATAAATATCCGTGAAGGGTTTGAAAATAGAGTAAATAAAATTAACTTGAATTTAAATCATATAGAAGTATTTGTTTTAGGTGACTATGATCTATTGATATCGAAAATAGGCACGGGTCGTCCAAAAGATTTAGATGACATAGTGCAATCCGGTTTGGTTGAAAAAATAGATTTCAACAAACTAGAATCAATTATTAAAGAAGAGCTAGCTACTGCAGTTAATGAGCAAAGATTATGGTCCGATGTTAATTATCTAAAATCCATAAAAAAGTAG
- a CDS encoding SDR family oxidoreductase produces the protein MYEKVAVITGATSGIGLETAKDLAQKGYCVVMACRDTEKAAGLAGEIINKSGNEYVRVLPLDMASMQSIRSFSESFSAQYDKLHVLINNAGVFCDKLQKTEDGFEMTMGVNYLGTFLLTRLLLPVIMDTAEARIINIASKAALYGKLKIDEQVFSNKIYGFKAYSTSKLAQILFTIDLAEELKDSGVTVNAVSPGRVATNIWNGSSLLMKIVKPIMMRNSISAQEGARTGVYLAVSPMVEGITGKLFDKEKIMEYNQKCLDEGLRKELMKVSYDAVQFL, from the coding sequence TTGTACGAAAAAGTAGCAGTAATAACCGGCGCTACTAGTGGAATTGGGCTAGAAACTGCAAAGGACCTTGCCCAAAAAGGGTATTGTGTAGTTATGGCCTGCCGGGATACTGAGAAAGCTGCAGGGTTGGCTGGAGAAATTATTAACAAAAGTGGCAACGAGTATGTTAGGGTTCTTCCGTTAGACATGGCCTCCATGCAGTCAATAAGGTCTTTTTCAGAATCATTTTCAGCTCAATATGATAAACTTCATGTTCTCATAAATAACGCTGGTGTTTTTTGTGATAAACTCCAAAAGACCGAGGACGGTTTTGAAATGACCATGGGGGTTAACTATTTGGGTACTTTTCTGCTGACTCGGCTTTTACTTCCTGTAATAATGGACACAGCGGAAGCACGGATAATAAATATTGCATCAAAGGCTGCATTATATGGGAAATTGAAAATCGATGAGCAGGTCTTTTCTAATAAGATATATGGATTTAAGGCTTACTCAACATCTAAATTAGCGCAAATACTTTTTACCATTGATCTAGCAGAAGAGCTAAAAGATAGTGGAGTAACGGTCAATGCTGTATCCCCTGGAAGGGTTGCCACAAATATATGGAATGGCAGCAGCCTGCTGATGAAGATTGTGAAGCCAATCATGATGAGAAACAGCATTAGTGCTCAAGAAGGAGCAAGAACAGGGGTATATCTGGCTGTATCACCTATGGTGGAAGGCATTACTGGAAAATTGTTTGATAAGGAAAAGATTATGGAGTATAACCAAAAGTGCCTTGATGAAGGGTTGCGTAAAGAACTGATGAAGGTTAGCTATGATGCGGTACAATTTCTGTAA
- a CDS encoding DUF2294 domain-containing protein → METSKGQIEDEITKAMIQWEKDYMGRGPTEAKTDIIRNMVLVSLRGVMSASEVHLAREKEGMVLIKKLRQQLVEQGRAELEKIIEKHTKAKVVSLHTDISTKTGERVFVFVTDRSICV, encoded by the coding sequence ATGGAAACCTCTAAAGGGCAAATAGAAGATGAAATAACTAAAGCAATGATTCAATGGGAAAAGGATTATATGGGCAGGGGACCAACGGAGGCTAAAACTGATATTATTAGAAATATGGTGCTTGTCAGCTTGCGAGGAGTGATGTCTGCGTCTGAAGTTCACTTGGCCAGGGAAAAAGAAGGAATGGTTTTAATAAAGAAGCTGCGGCAGCAGCTTGTAGAACAGGGTCGTGCTGAATTAGAAAAAATTATTGAAAAGCACACTAAAGCTAAAGTTGTAAGTCTTCATACAGATATAAGCACAAAAACTGGAGAGCGTGTGTTTGTTTTTGTGACAGATAGGAGTATTTGCGTCTAG
- a CDS encoding sodium-dependent bicarbonate transport family permease: protein MNNMLDLAIANLTSPIILFFGLGIAIGFAKAKVEFPAAISDFLSIYLLTAIGFKGGAAIAEYGMNSILLKVAGAMLAGVITPIFAFYILKHIGRLNTDNSAAIAGHYGSISVVTFMAGTIFLNNLGITYEGYINGFPALMEVPGIAVALFLASYAKEKKGTEINEEFSTGQVIKQVILSKSVVLLLGAMAVGYFSGPMGTEMMEVFYKDIFYGMLGLFMLELGIIAASKLGEFRRSGLFLIIFGVLMPIINGLVGAFIAIAVGLSLGGATLFTILAASSSYIVAPAAMRISLPRANPALYLGVSIGVTLPFNLIAGIPIYYFLVSYLIKLSS from the coding sequence ATGAACAACATGCTTGATTTGGCAATTGCTAACTTAACTTCGCCAATTATTCTCTTTTTTGGATTAGGCATTGCAATAGGTTTTGCCAAGGCAAAGGTGGAGTTTCCAGCTGCCATTAGTGATTTTCTTTCTATTTATTTACTGACTGCCATTGGATTTAAAGGTGGAGCGGCCATTGCAGAATATGGAATGAATTCAATACTATTGAAGGTGGCAGGGGCAATGCTAGCAGGAGTAATAACACCTATTTTTGCCTTTTATATTTTAAAACATATAGGGAGGTTAAATACAGATAATTCTGCTGCCATTGCAGGTCATTATGGTTCAATTAGTGTTGTGACCTTTATGGCTGGTACAATATTTCTAAATAATCTAGGGATTACTTATGAGGGGTATATAAATGGTTTTCCAGCACTTATGGAGGTTCCAGGAATTGCAGTAGCATTATTCTTGGCTTCTTATGCAAAAGAAAAAAAGGGTACGGAAATTAATGAAGAATTCAGCACAGGGCAGGTAATTAAACAGGTTATTTTAAGCAAGAGTGTTGTTTTGCTACTGGGTGCCATGGCGGTGGGGTATTTCTCGGGACCCATGGGAACGGAAATGATGGAAGTATTTTACAAGGATATTTTTTATGGAATGCTTGGCCTATTTATGCTTGAATTGGGAATAATAGCTGCTAGCAAGCTGGGTGAATTTAGAAGATCAGGATTATTTTTGATTATTTTTGGTGTTTTAATGCCAATTATCAATGGGTTAGTTGGGGCTTTTATAGCAATTGCTGTGGGACTTAGCTTGGGTGGAGCAACATTATTCACAATACTTGCTGCCAGCAGCTCATACATCGTAGCTCCTGCTGCCATGCGTATTTCGCTGCCCAGAGCAAACCCTGCTTTATACTTGGGTGTATCCATAGGCGTAACCTTGCCTTTTAACTTAATAGCTGGTATACCAATTTATTACTTTCTGGTTAGCTATTTAATTAAATTGTCTAGTTAA
- a CDS encoding DUF190 domain-containing protein — protein sequence MKLFPKKRISIIVESTYKENIIKLLEKSGASGFTLYKGIYGKGRNGIKGDYGGLGDIGMNIEIVTITSPETAEKILFGLQKRIDQGIIIIVHVIDVYVLRDDYFS from the coding sequence ATGAAACTGTTTCCAAAAAAGAGAATCAGTATTATTGTAGAGAGCACATATAAAGAAAATATCATCAAACTGCTTGAAAAATCAGGGGCAAGTGGGTTTACCCTTTATAAAGGGATTTATGGCAAAGGTAGAAATGGAATAAAAGGTGACTATGGAGGACTAGGGGATATTGGGATGAACATTGAAATTGTCACAATTACCAGTCCTGAAACAGCTGAGAAAATACTTTTTGGGCTGCAAAAACGTATTGACCAAGGAATAATCATCATTGTTCATGTGATTGATGTTTATGTACTTAGGGATGATTATTTTAGTTAA
- a CDS encoding carbon monoxide dehydrogenase beta subunit family protein: MSNNLYRVQAGPEGYLPPAAASMGVVLPEKGEAIVEGEITLVDEAMKEIGKKLLTAKNPVFFPGPQILWAWKEGVAERARAIKELAEVVGARIIPMPDYRPKYPMINPAIEINPNHPNLTIWHNKIDVCVFVGVHCHFANVALKIIRGGTDCYTIALCGEAGHEDAMISLRDVDLAVIQKLTAVVAELKEVMVHD, encoded by the coding sequence ATGTCTAACAATCTTTACCGAGTTCAAGCTGGGCCGGAGGGCTATTTGCCTCCAGCAGCAGCTTCCATGGGAGTTGTTCTTCCAGAAAAAGGCGAGGCGATAGTTGAGGGTGAAATTACTCTTGTGGACGAGGCAATGAAAGAAATTGGGAAAAAGCTTTTAACAGCAAAAAATCCTGTATTCTTTCCTGGTCCCCAAATTCTCTGGGCCTGGAAGGAAGGGGTAGCAGAAAGGGCTAGGGCTATAAAAGAACTAGCCGAAGTAGTAGGTGCGAGAATTATTCCTATGCCGGACTATAGGCCTAAGTATCCAATGATTAATCCAGCCATCGAAATTAACCCTAACCATCCTAATTTAACTATTTGGCATAATAAAATTGATGTTTGTGTTTTTGTAGGTGTTCATTGTCATTTTGCTAATGTAGCTTTAAAGATTATTAGGGGAGGTACTGATTGTTATACCATTGCCCTTTGCGGTGAAGCAGGTCACGAGGATGCTATGATTTCTTTAAGGGATGTAGATTTGGCTGTTATTCAGAAACTAACTGCAGTTGTAGCGGAATTAAAAGAGGTGATGGTGCATGATTGA
- a CDS encoding transketolase C-terminal domain-containing protein has protein sequence MIDQKVVSPEYLFFEAPREEMFITGSEAVKEAVKRANVDMAISYPITPQSESMHLVGDLFRDGYLRDYYRGESEFAVMSAVAGAAMGGVRAFTATGGPGTLRAFEAFSTWAGARLPIVCAFMTRGINSPLSIQPDTIEMAFMLDTGIIVIHVETAQELYDAILKSFIIAEKTDVHVPVGVFVDGFFVTHTRDKIKVPSDDIKLPPYNPYSAPVPVMDMENVPIRHMRDPFVMKSNFISYACHASWQQEILAAVERSRKHIQHYFGSLIEAENQDAEILIVASGTAVSQSREAVELARAEGINVGLVKIKSIRPFPTKEIKELSSNAKYVIVPEFNRVGWLAREIKASINESDKVISSPKVFGGMTMPPELILDEIRRCSK, from the coding sequence ATGATTGATCAGAAGGTAGTTTCTCCGGAGTATCTCTTTTTTGAAGCCCCTCGTGAAGAAATGTTTATAACAGGAAGTGAAGCAGTTAAAGAGGCAGTTAAAAGAGCAAACGTAGATATGGCTATTTCTTATCCAATAACTCCACAATCTGAGAGTATGCACCTGGTAGGGGATTTATTCAGAGATGGGTACTTGCGAGACTATTATAGAGGGGAAAGTGAATTTGCTGTAATGTCCGCTGTTGCCGGTGCAGCTATGGGAGGAGTTAGGGCTTTTACTGCAACTGGAGGACCTGGTACTTTAAGAGCTTTTGAGGCATTTTCCACCTGGGCGGGGGCTAGGCTTCCCATAGTTTGTGCTTTTATGACCAGAGGAATAAATTCTCCATTAAGTATTCAACCAGATACCATTGAAATGGCCTTTATGCTGGATACAGGAATAATTGTCATTCATGTGGAAACTGCCCAGGAACTATATGATGCAATTTTGAAATCCTTTATAATTGCTGAAAAAACTGATGTTCATGTACCCGTGGGGGTTTTTGTAGATGGCTTTTTTGTTACTCACACCCGGGATAAGATAAAAGTACCATCTGATGATATTAAACTACCTCCTTATAATCCATATTCTGCGCCGGTTCCAGTTATGGATATGGAAAATGTGCCCATCAGACATATGCGGGACCCCTTTGTTATGAAAAGTAACTTTATCAGCTATGCTTGTCATGCTTCTTGGCAGCAGGAGATTCTGGCTGCCGTAGAAAGATCAAGAAAACATATTCAACATTATTTTGGCAGCCTAATAGAAGCGGAAAACCAGGATGCTGAGATATTAATAGTGGCATCAGGTACTGCAGTATCACAAAGCAGAGAAGCAGTTGAATTGGCAAGGGCAGAGGGAATAAATGTAGGCTTGGTCAAGATTAAATCCATTAGACCTTTCCCAACTAAAGAAATTAAAGAATTAAGCAGTAATGCAAAATATGTAATTGTTCCAGAATTTAATCGTGTAGGGTGGCTTGCCAGAGAGATTAAAGCATCTATAAATGAGAGCGACAAGGTAATAAGTAGCCCTAAAGTATTTGGAGGTATGACCATGCCCCCTGAACTAATATTAGATGAAATCAGGAGGTGTTCAAAATGA
- a CDS encoding thiamine pyrophosphate-dependent enzyme yields the protein MKKDVFKISPCFEDIMPQEYIELVRENTSPFDNNQGVNGLGGGKELIEEHPLCAGCGLALSLRMILASLPNPEDTIVVGSTGCSAIAFPQVALHNIHSLFGNQNAVASGLKRALKLRFPEKTKDIVVIAGDGATADIGLDMVMQSWFREENITTIMLDNEAYANTGGQESGMSQKGAVLNMAPTGKKFSKVSLPEIARESGCAYAGAVNPSNIKRFEKMVQRAILVAREIGPSYLQVFAPCPTNYKLRPNETLIKAKSREKDNTYPVKEYISPTAQEFLNKLEEGKHNG from the coding sequence ATGAAAAAGGATGTATTTAAAATTTCCCCGTGTTTTGAAGATATTATGCCACAAGAATATATAGAATTGGTAAGGGAGAACACTAGCCCCTTTGATAATAACCAAGGCGTTAATGGGTTAGGTGGGGGTAAAGAGTTAATTGAAGAGCATCCACTTTGTGCAGGCTGTGGATTGGCTCTATCTCTACGAATGATTTTAGCATCACTGCCTAATCCTGAGGATACCATAGTTGTAGGCAGTACTGGTTGTAGTGCAATTGCTTTTCCACAGGTTGCTCTCCACAACATACACTCTTTGTTTGGGAATCAAAATGCAGTTGCTTCAGGCTTAAAAAGGGCATTAAAACTAAGATTTCCGGAAAAGACAAAGGATATAGTAGTCATAGCAGGTGATGGAGCAACTGCTGATATTGGCTTAGATATGGTAATGCAGTCCTGGTTCAGAGAAGAAAACATTACTACCATTATGTTGGATAATGAAGCTTATGCCAATACAGGCGGACAGGAAAGCGGAATGTCCCAGAAGGGAGCAGTTCTTAACATGGCACCAACAGGTAAAAAGTTCTCTAAAGTATCACTGCCTGAAATTGCTCGGGAAAGCGGTTGTGCATATGCCGGAGCTGTTAACCCTTCAAATATTAAAAGATTTGAAAAAATGGTACAGAGGGCAATTTTAGTAGCTAGAGAAATTGGTCCTTCCTATCTGCAGGTATTCGCTCCCTGCCCCACAAATTACAAGTTAAGGCCCAATGAAACCTTGATAAAGGCAAAAAGTAGAGAAAAGGATAACACTTACCCTGTGAAAGAATATATTTCACCTACAGCCCAAGAATTTTTAAACAAACTGGAGGAGGGGAAGCATAATGGCTGA
- a CDS encoding 2-oxoacid:acceptor oxidoreductase family protein has translation MAERMSIRMSGLGGQGVVTAAHILSLAATLEGKESTVNPFFGAEKRLAPAESYVRISTTRISERGEVLSPNIIMIFHPHVITLGKCYTMPFFDGLQKNGIILVNSDVPLNLSSDELKQLNKLNAKLFYIPATQIASEVGGTELSTNMAMLGGLLGIVPLASIENIQKSLMDRFGGGQFVASGSTAALDDTLKTKYEKVTQLIEKNIEVILKANGSIEEYII, from the coding sequence ATGGCTGAAAGAATGAGCATTAGGATGTCTGGCCTGGGAGGCCAGGGAGTAGTCACTGCTGCCCATATTTTAAGTTTGGCTGCAACTTTAGAGGGAAAAGAAAGCACTGTTAACCCTTTTTTTGGAGCGGAAAAAAGGTTGGCTCCAGCGGAAAGTTATGTGCGTATTTCCACCACCAGAATTAGTGAGCGAGGTGAAGTGCTTTCCCCAAATATAATTATGATTTTTCACCCGCATGTTATAACCCTTGGAAAGTGCTACACCATGCCTTTTTTTGATGGGCTGCAAAAGAATGGAATTATTCTTGTTAATTCAGATGTACCACTAAATTTGAGTAGTGATGAGTTGAAACAGCTAAATAAACTTAATGCTAAGCTGTTCTATATCCCGGCTACACAAATAGCATCTGAAGTAGGTGGTACAGAACTTTCAACAAATATGGCCATGCTGGGAGGACTACTAGGAATTGTTCCATTAGCTTCCATAGAAAACATCCAAAAATCACTTATGGATAGATTTGGCGGTGGACAATTTGTAGCATCAGGAAGTACTGCTGCCTTGGACGATACCTTAAAAACAAAGTATGAAAAAGTTACTCAGTTAATTGAGAAAAATATTGAAGTAATACTTAAGGCTAATGGATCTATTGAAGAGTACATTATATGA
- a CDS encoding 4Fe-4S binding protein: MYYAAKVAMEKCTGCKLCIFACPEPNAIKYIHKTKIVEVEPARCKGCGLCVTACKKEALEIS, from the coding sequence ATGTATTATGCCGCTAAAGTCGCTATGGAAAAGTGTACGGGATGCAAGCTGTGTATTTTTGCCTGCCCTGAACCTAATGCCATTAAATACATTCACAAGACAAAAATAGTAGAGGTTGAACCAGCTCGCTGTAAGGGTTGTGGTCTGTGTGTAACTGCATGCAAGAAAGAGGCATTGGAAATAAGTTAA
- a CDS encoding superoxide dismutase family protein: MAIRNSSRGFAAARIHGGPLRPQIRGIVTFQDVPGGTNVCGEIRGLPPFQRIPGEPPIGPHGFHIHEFGTCVIGDPTDPFQAAGGHWDPDNQPHGNHAGDFPVLFSNRGFSRMCFFTNRFKVRDIIDRSVIIHESPDDYRTQPTGASGRRLACGVITYTQVDKKDLPCFCSPE, from the coding sequence TTGGCTATTCGTAACTCTTCAAGGGGTTTTGCAGCTGCCAGGATACATGGAGGGCCACTAAGACCTCAAATAAGAGGCATTGTAACCTTTCAAGATGTTCCAGGAGGGACAAATGTATGTGGAGAAATTAGAGGTTTACCACCTTTTCAGAGAATACCTGGAGAACCGCCAATAGGGCCTCATGGTTTTCATATTCATGAGTTCGGTACCTGTGTAATAGGAGACCCGACCGACCCTTTTCAGGCAGCAGGTGGACACTGGGATCCTGATAATCAACCACATGGAAACCATGCAGGAGACTTTCCAGTGCTATTCTCTAACAGAGGTTTTTCTAGAATGTGCTTTTTTACAAACAGATTCAAGGTAAGGGATATTATTGATAGGTCAGTAATAATTCATGAAAGTCCTGACGACTACAGGACACAACCTACGGGGGCCTCAGGAAGAAGGTTGGCTTGTGGAGTTATAACATATACTCAGGTAGATAAAAAAGATTTGCCCTGTTTTTGCTCGCCGGAATAA
- a CDS encoding thioredoxin family protein produces the protein MEIKVLGPGCMKCEKLYELVKEVVQELGVDANLKKITDIKEIAKMGIMLTPGLVINGKVKVTGKLPSKAEISKLITTAAAEK, from the coding sequence ATGGAAATTAAGGTTTTAGGCCCAGGATGTATGAAATGCGAAAAGCTTTATGAGTTGGTAAAGGAGGTTGTACAGGAGTTAGGAGTAGATGCTAATCTTAAAAAGATTACTGATATCAAAGAGATTGCCAAAATGGGCATAATGCTCACCCCTGGCTTAGTTATAAATGGTAAAGTTAAAGTAACAGGTAAACTTCCTTCTAAAGCTGAAATTAGTAAGTTAATTACAACGGCGGCAGCAGAAAAATAA
- a CDS encoding permease — MNNQWRKFFLYVGAFLILYLTPFNNVRLEGAILEAFKMAGEYAREHVLFCLIPAFFIAGAMALFISQNAILKYFGAKAKKWISYSVASVSGTVLAVCSCTVLPLFCGLYTRGAGIGPAVAFLYSAPAINVLAIILTARILGWEFGLARAIGAVVFAVVIGILMSLIFRKEDEESTDFGDGLEEQASRSGVQIIMYFATLILILIFAAWAKPDTVHGFWYGVYQVKWPITLALLGILAYMLVKWFTMDEFKNWVDSSWDFAQKILPLLFVGVLAAGFLMGRPGIDAGIIPSHWISSFVGGNSLGANFAASLIGALMYFATLTEIPILQGLLGAGMGKGPALALLLAGPALSLPNMLVIRSIMGTKKTLVYVFLVVVMSTISGLIYGTIMG, encoded by the coding sequence ATGAATAACCAATGGAGAAAATTTTTTCTATACGTTGGTGCTTTTTTAATACTTTACTTAACTCCATTTAATAATGTTAGATTAGAAGGTGCGATTTTAGAAGCTTTTAAGATGGCTGGTGAATATGCGAGAGAGCACGTACTATTTTGTCTAATACCTGCTTTTTTTATTGCAGGTGCCATGGCATTATTTATCTCACAAAACGCCATACTAAAGTATTTTGGAGCCAAGGCTAAAAAATGGATCTCTTATTCTGTGGCTTCAGTATCTGGAACCGTGCTTGCAGTCTGCTCATGCACTGTGCTGCCGCTTTTTTGTGGGCTTTACACCAGGGGGGCCGGGATAGGTCCTGCTGTAGCTTTTTTGTATTCTGCACCTGCAATCAATGTTCTTGCCATTATTCTAACAGCAAGAATACTGGGATGGGAATTTGGACTTGCAAGGGCGATAGGCGCTGTTGTATTTGCCGTTGTGATAGGAATACTAATGTCTTTAATTTTTCGTAAAGAAGACGAGGAAAGTACAGATTTTGGAGATGGATTAGAAGAACAGGCATCCAGAAGTGGTGTGCAAATAATTATGTATTTTGCTACTTTAATTTTAATTCTCATCTTTGCAGCATGGGCAAAACCAGATACAGTCCACGGTTTCTGGTATGGGGTATATCAGGTCAAATGGCCTATAACCCTTGCCCTTTTGGGTATACTAGCTTATATGCTGGTAAAATGGTTTACCATGGACGAATTTAAGAACTGGGTAGATTCCTCCTGGGATTTTGCACAAAAAATATTACCATTACTTTTTGTTGGTGTTCTCGCTGCAGGATTTCTCATGGGCAGGCCTGGAATAGATGCAGGTATAATACCTTCACACTGGATATCAAGTTTTGTTGGAGGAAATTCGCTGGGCGCAAACTTTGCAGCCTCACTGATTGGTGCCCTGATGTATTTTGCTACTTTAACAGAAATTCCTATTCTTCAGGGACTACTGGGTGCAGGAATGGGAAAAGGTCCAGCATTAGCACTTTTATTAGCTGGTCCAGCCCTTAGTCTGCCAAACATGCTTGTAATTAGAAGTATTATGGGTACAAAAAAGACACTGGTATACGTTTTTTTGGTGGTGGTAATGTCTACAATTTCCGGATTAATATATGGAACCATTATGGGTTAA
- a CDS encoding ArsR/SmtB family transcription factor, producing MDKIFFKEFKALGEVTRVRILKVLSVRSMCVCELSQVLDIVQPRVSQHLKILKEADLVKESREGYWIFYSINKERIENVFKVFMEFLDADLRELQGFEREYQRYINLDSNEKVKKIKKRLIDTRNE from the coding sequence ATGGATAAAATTTTTTTTAAGGAGTTTAAAGCCCTTGGAGAAGTTACTAGAGTAAGAATACTAAAGGTATTATCAGTTCGCAGCATGTGCGTATGTGAACTGAGCCAAGTGCTAGACATAGTGCAGCCAAGGGTTTCTCAACATCTTAAAATATTAAAAGAAGCTGATTTAGTTAAAGAAAGCAGAGAAGGTTACTGGATCTTCTATTCTATTAATAAAGAGAGAATAGAAAATGTTTTTAAGGTTTTCATGGAATTTTTAGATGCCGATTTAAGGGAACTCCAGGGTTTTGAGAGAGAATATCAAAGATATATAAATCTAGATTCTAATGAAAAGGTAAAGAAAATTAAAAAGAGATTAATAGATACCAGGAATGAATAG